The window TACTTTAGCAGACTGATACGCTGTTTTTTTGCGCAACGGCATCCTTAATGTCGCACCATTTCCCAGCCAATCCATCCCTTTATCTGTCACGCTTAAGACATAGTAATTCAAGATATCCATCTCGATAAACGAATGATCTAATAAGTAATCAATTACCTCTGTTACCTCTGTTTTTGTATTATCCGCTAGACTCCCTAACCAATCAGAAGCAATCGGTGACGTCTCATTATCAACGGTTATTAATGACTGAATCACACGCTCTTTCCCAACCAGTCGGTGAGCTTGTTGCAACTCTGCTATATAACTGCACACTGCGTCCGCTTCTTTAGTAATATCTTTCTCATCGAAATCCGTTTGGCAATTCAAGCAATGCTGGCAATCTTCAGTTAATGTTTCATTAAAATAATTTAACATCACACGACGTAAACAACTGGTCGTCGTCGCATATTGAATCATCGCATCCAAAGATTTATTTTTATACAATCGTTGTTCATCACTTGTTTCATATAAATCAGAACTTGACACCAACATCTTACGATTCATCACGATATCTGCTCGTGAAAAAAGTAAAATACACGTTGCCGGTTCGCCATCTCGTCCGCCACGACCAGCCTCTTGATAATAGCTTTCTAGATCTTTAGGCATATTATAATGGATCACATGACGAACATCTGGCTTATTAATTCCCATACCAAATGCATTAGTGGCCACAATTACGTCTACTTCGCTAAAAATAAAAGCATCCTGATGACGGGTACGTTCTTCCCTTGTTAATCCCGCATGATAGTAGGTCGTTTTAACCCCTAAATCTGATAAAAAACCAGCGACTCTTTCGACTTCTTTTCTCGTGGATGCATAAATAATGATGCTTTCTCCTTCATGACGTTGCACATAATACTCAACAAACTTACGACGATTAGCCACAACTTCTACAGAAAAATAAAGATTCGGACGATCGTAACTATTCTTAATCACAAGAGGTTGGTTTAAACCTAAATACGCCAAAATATCGTGTTGCGTTTTGATATTAGCCGTTGCGGTGAACGCTGCAATGGTCGGTCGTTTATCAAATAGTTCAATGAATTCAGGGATAGCTAAGTAACTACTACGAAAATCATGCCCCCATTGAGAAAGACAATGTGCTTCATCGACCGCGATCATACTAATAGTCACTTCTTTGACGGCTTCTAAAAATTTAGGTGTCATCAAACGCTCCGGTGCGACATAGACAATTTTGTACATACCTTGACTCATATTGAATAATGCTTTGTTTATTTGATTGTCCGTTAGCGATGAATTAATATAGGCCCCACGAATACCTGCAGCAAGTAGTTCCCTGACTTGATCCTTCATTAAAGAAACCAATGGCGAAACAACTATACAAACACCTTCTGTCATTAATGCTGGTAGTTGATAGCAAATTGATTTTCCTGAACCTGTTGGCATGATGGCTAAAACATCTTGCTGCTTTGTAATAGCTTCAATCACTTCTAATTGCCCCGGTCTAAATGTTTCATATCCATAAATATTTGCCAATAGTTGTTCTGCTTGCTTCATGCCGTACACCTCTACTTTTTTATCATTCCTCCATTATACCTCAATTAAATATAAATACGACTAGTTAACCGCTAATCCCTTAAACTTAGATAATTTACCACTCAGTCCTGACCATTTACTATAAATCATTCCTTCTTGATCTAAACGGTGTGTCTCTACGGTATTCGTTAAAAGTGTTTGTAATACATCTGGATGAGGATGTCCAAAACGATTGTTTTCTCCACATGAAATAATCGCTAAATCTGGTTGAAGTTGTTTGACAAATGGCAGAGTTGTTGATGTTTTACTTCCATGATGGCCCACCTTTAACACATCAACCGTCAAGTCAGGATATTGATTTAACAATGCTTGTTCCCCTGGTGCTTCTAAATCTCCTGTAAATAAAAAGGATTGACCACCGATACTACTATATAATACCAAGGAATCATCATTACCCCCATCTGTCACTTGTTTAGGAGACAGTACCTTATACGTCATCTTCCCTACCTTAAATACATCCCCGTCTAATACTTTTTTACACACGATTGGCTGTCGACATGACCGAAGCTTCTTATAAAATGAAGCATTTGTTTCTAGTCCTTTTGGAAAAACAAGTTGCCTAACATTAACCGCCTCTACAACAGCAACTAAATCCCCCACATGATCATCATCTGCATGTGTACAACATAACGCATCAATTTGTGTGATTCCCCGACTTTTTAAGAACGGTAGTAACGTATAATGCACACCAGCAACAGTAGTAGATTGTTGCCACTCTTCTTTTTCAAAAGCCATCCTCCCAC is drawn from Vagococcus xieshaowenii and contains these coding sequences:
- the recQ gene encoding DNA helicase RecQ; amino-acid sequence: MKQAEQLLANIYGYETFRPGQLEVIEAITKQQDVLAIMPTGSGKSICYQLPALMTEGVCIVVSPLVSLMKDQVRELLAAGIRGAYINSSLTDNQINKALFNMSQGMYKIVYVAPERLMTPKFLEAVKEVTISMIAVDEAHCLSQWGHDFRSSYLAIPEFIELFDKRPTIAAFTATANIKTQHDILAYLGLNQPLVIKNSYDRPNLYFSVEVVANRRKFVEYYVQRHEGESIIIYASTRKEVERVAGFLSDLGVKTTYYHAGLTREERTRHQDAFIFSEVDVIVATNAFGMGINKPDVRHVIHYNMPKDLESYYQEAGRGGRDGEPATCILLFSRADIVMNRKMLVSSSDLYETSDEQRLYKNKSLDAMIQYATTTSCLRRVMLNYFNETLTEDCQHCLNCQTDFDEKDITKEADAVCSYIAELQQAHRLVGKERVIQSLITVDNETSPIASDWLGSLADNTKTEVTEVIDYLLDHSFIEMDILNYYVLSVTDKGMDWLGNGATLRMPLRKKTAYQSAKVKAGTKESPPTELVVTKDNESLYNELILLRKTLAKEQQLPAYVIFNNKSLVEMATYRPKSKEAFLAIKGVGEAKYDSYGEVFMTLIRDYLQE